A window from Garra rufa chromosome 14, GarRuf1.0, whole genome shotgun sequence encodes these proteins:
- the aplp1 gene encoding amyloid beta precursor like protein 2 has translation MYPGLQISHVEEASSPATIPGWCKKGWGHCQTRSFIVVPYRCLVGEYVSEALLVPDRCRFLHQEQMDSCESYVYWHNIAKEACTADSLELHSYGMLLPCGDRFRGVEYVCCPGRAGSSGRGETETADAAQGETTPFVSMAGEKVVTSVKTTPPTPSPSPETDIEEDDMEEEEEEVVEEEAEEEEEEEEEGNDEEAAEVEEAEEEETATTVKDQEEYEYPIDSHFQGQDYMDNFYYDKNLQTAKASTQPQTRMDNLATPRPTDGVDVYFEMPGDDSEHANFLRAKLDLEERRMKRINEIMKEWAEADNQSKNLPKSDRQALNEHFQSVLQTLEEQVAGERQRLVETHLARVVATLNNNRRLALESYLSAVQSDPPQPDRVLQALKRYMAAEQKDRRHTLRHYQHIESADPQKAEQMKFQVYTHLHVIEERMNQSLALLYKVPGLAEKLHDEIQELVRTERGDISELMTTSFSETRTTEELLPAESEEERDDEEEEDRAFQNRPYPPRIDPQPNEKKVSSVDEYDYTTSERGPTYEYEEKINTSVELKQVVYKSPGIQRDELQPDVLETFNRGAMVGLLVVAVAIAMVMVISLLLVRRKPYGTISHGIVEVDPMLTPEERQLNKMQNHGYENPTYKFFEQMN, from the exons ATGTATCCAGGACTGCAGATTTCCCATGTGGAAGAGGCCTCATCTCCAGCGACCATCCCGGGATGGTGTAAGAAGGGCTGGGGTCACTGCCAGACCCGTTCCTTCATTGTCGTGCCCTACCGTTGTCTGG TGGGTGAATATGTCAGCGAGGCACTTTTGGTCCCGGATCGCTGCCGTTTCTTACACCAGGAGCAGATGGATTCTTGTGAGAGCTACGTGTACTGGCACAACATCGCCAAAGAG GCCTGCACAGCTGACAGTCTGGAGCTGCATAGCTATGGGATGTTGCTGCCTTGCGGTGACCGTTTCCGGGGGGTGGAGTACGTCTGCTGCCCTGGCAGGGCAGGATCGAGTGGACGGGGAGAGACTGAGACTGCAGATGCTGCACAAGGAGAAACAACACCCTTCGTGTCCATGGCTGGAGAAAAAGTGGTCACCAG TGTGAAAACAACACCACCCACTCCCAGTCCCTCTCCTGAGACAGACATCGAGGAAGACGACatggaggaggaagaggaagaagTAGTAGAGGAAGAAGCagaggaggaagaagaggaggaggaggaaggcaACGACGAAGAGGCAGCTGAGGTAGAGGAAGCTGAGGAGGAGGAAACCGCAACGACGGTGAAGGACCAGGAAGAGTATGAGTATCCCATCGACTCACATTTCCAAGGCCAAGACTACATGGACAACTTCTACTACGACAAGAACCTCCAGACTGCTAAAGCCTCCACCCAACCTCAAACACGGATGGACAACT TGGCCACTCCTCGTCCTACAGATGGTGTGGATGTTTACTTCGAGATGCCAGGAGATGACAGTGAGCATGCCAACTTCCTACGTGCCAAGTTGGACCTGGAGGAACGGCGAATGAAACGCATCAATGAG ATCATGAAGGAATGGGCAGAGGCGGACAACCAGTCAAAGAACCTGCCCAAGTCAGACCGCCAGGCACTGAATGAG CATTTCCAGTCTGTTTTACAGACCCTTGAGGAGCAGGTAGCAGGTGAGAGGCAGAGGCTGGTGGAGACGCACCTGGCCCGTGTTGTTGCCACCCTGAATAACAACCGTAGACTGGCTCTGGAGAGCTACCTGAGCGCTGTGCAGAGCGACCCTCCACAG CCGGACCGTGTGCTTCAAGCTCTGAAGCGTTATATGGCCGCAGAGCAGAAGGACAGACGACACACTCTGCGTCATTACCAGCACATTGAGTCCGCTGACCCCCAGAAAGCTGAGCAGATGAAATTCCAG GTCTACACACACCTCCATGTGATCGAAGAGAGAATGAACCAGAGTCTGGCTCTGCTCTACAAGGTCCCCGGCCTGGCTGAGAAACTTCATGACGAAATCC AGGAGTTAGTGAGAACAGAGAGGGGGGACATCAGCGAGCTCATGACCACTTCCTTTTCGGAGACACGCACCACTGAAGAGCTGCTTCCTGCCGAGAGCGAAGAAGAGCGAGACGACGAGGAGGAAGAAGACAGAGCTTTCCAGAATCGCCCCTACCCACCACGCATCG ACCCCCAGCCTAATGAAAAGAAAG TTTCATCAGTGGATGAGTATGACTACACCACCTCTGAGAGAGGACCGACTTATGAATACGAGGAGAAG ATCAACACCTCTGTAGAGTTGAAGCAGGTGGTCTACAAGTCTCCAGGAATCCAGAGAGATGAGCTG CAGCCGGACGTTTTGGAGACGTTTAACCGTGGGGCAATGGTGGGGCTGCTGGTGGTTGCGGTGGCCATTGCTATGGTGATGGTCATCAGCTTGTTACTAGTCCGCCGCAAGCCGTATGGAACCATCAGTCATGGCATAGTTGAG